GCGCTGATCGGCATCAGCGCGACGGTGGAGAGCCGGTTGCCCAGCGACAGGTCTTGCACGACCCGCGGGTAGTCGTGGTCGGCGGCGGCCGAGCTCATCCGGGGCAGGATGGCGGTCATCACCGAGAACCCGATCACGCCGTACGGCAGCTGCAGCAGCATCCAGGAGTACGTGTAGATCGAGTAGGAGCCGGCGTCGGCGGCCGTGGCGACCTTGGTGAGCGCGATCAGACCGACCTGGCTGACGGCGACGTAGCCGACCATCCACAGGGTCAGGCCGCCGAACTCGGACAGCCGCGGGTCCCATTCCCAGCGCCAGCGGAACGTGAACCCGGTCCGGCGCAGCGCCGGGATCTGGATCAGCGACTGCACGGTGACGCCGAGCGTCACCCCGATCCCGAGGGTGAGCAGGTGCGCGTCGTCCATGCGCACCGGGTCGACGGAGATCCGGCCGGGCAGCGAGGCGTAGACGCCGAGCGTGGCGAGCACGACGAGGTTGTTCACCACCGGCGCCCAGGCCGGCGGGCTGAAGATCTGCTTCGACTGCAGGATCGCGCCGACCAGCGCGCTGATCCCGTAGAAGAAGATCTGCGGGATCAGCAGGTAGCTGAACGCGGTGACCAGCGCCGGGTTCGACGAGTCCCCGTCGGAGATGAACAGCCAGGTGAGGGCGGGCGCGGCGATCACCGAGATCGTGGTGCCGACGATCAGCAGCACCGTGGAGATGGTCAGCAGCCGCTGCACGTATGCCTCGCCGCCGTCGGCGTCGGACTTGGCGGCCCGGACCAGCACGGGGACGACGACGCTGGTCAGCACCCCGCCGAGCAGCAGCTCGAAGATGCTGTTCGGCAGCGTGTTGGCGACGGTGAACGAGTCGTTCTCCACGCCGAAGCCGATGATCAGCGCGAGCAGGATCTTCCAGCCGAAGCCGGTGATGCGGCTGATGAGGGTGGCGATGGCCATCGAGCCGCTGGCGCGCAGCAGGGACTTGCCGCCGCCGGAGCCGCCGGTGGGCCGCAGCACCCGGGTCTGCTCTTCGGCCTGCTCGGCAGCCTGGTCGAGGCCGGGTTCGGGCAGCACGGCCGGGATGGGCTGCGTCTCGGCGGCGTGCCAGCCGGGCGGCGGCGTGGCGCGGTGCGGCACGGTCCCGCGTTCGGCGGACACCGGCTGCGCGGCGCGCGGCGCCGGTTGCGAGCGCGGCGGCCCGCCCGGTTCGACGCGCGGGATCTGCTGCGTCCGGTCGTCGGCGGGGGGCATGGGGCCGCCCGCGCCGGGACCTGCCGCGCCGGGACCTGCCGGCCCCGCCCGCCGTGCTTGCGCGTCGCTGTCTCGGTTCACTGCCTGTGCCCTTCACTCACCGCCTGCGGCCACGCGCGGGACGTCACTCCCGCGTGTGGCCGGACCAGGATGTCAGCTCGGGCCGCGGTCACTTTCGGTGGTGCTGCCGGGAGAGACGGGGAACATCCGGGGGTTGGTCGTTTCGCTCGCCGACGGAGCCGGAGCGGAGCTCGCCGCGGACTCGCCCGCCCGGCCGCCGCTCGCCGCGGCCAGCCTGCTGCGGCGCGCCCGCAACCTGCGCAGGATGCGGCGCGCGGACAGGATCACCAGCAGCGCGCTGGCGATGGCGGTGAACCCGACGGTGAACGGGTCGTAGGTGTAGGACTGCAGCTGGATCCGCTTGGCCGGGCCCAGCTCGGTGCCCGCCTCGGTGACCACGTCCATGTCGACGGTGAACTGCCCGGCGCGGTGCACCTCGGTCTCCAGCCGGAAGTGCCTGCGGCCCTGCGCAGGCACCCGGATGACGCCGAGGTCGCGGGTCTCGATCCCGGCGGTCGCGGGGATGCGCAGCCGCACCGACACGGTCACCGGCAGGTCGTTGGTGACGGTCATCGGGATCGGCGCGTTCGACGCCGTGAGCGTGATCTTGCCGGCGAACTCGTCGAGCCGGACGCGGGCGAGCACGCCGTTGAGGGTGTCGGTGGCGACCCGCACCCAGTGCCGCGCGGCGGCCGGGTTGTCGCGCCAGGCGCTGGAGGCGCCGCGCAGCAGCCCGTTGCGCAGCGGCGTGGTCAGCGCGGCCGGGTCGAGATCGGCGGCCGGGTCCTTCTGGGTGGAGCGGTAGAGGTCGCCGACCTTGTAGTTCTGCTCCGCGAGCTGGTCGAGCACCGGCCGCGGGATCTCCTCCGCCGCGTTCTCCTGCGGGTAGTCCAGCCGGGACACCGG
This window of the Saccharopolyspora gloriosae genome carries:
- the murJ gene encoding murein biosynthesis integral membrane protein MurJ codes for the protein MPPADDRTQQIPRVEPGGPPRSQPAPRAAQPVSAERGTVPHRATPPPGWHAAETQPIPAVLPEPGLDQAAEQAEEQTRVLRPTGGSGGGKSLLRASGSMAIATLISRITGFGWKILLALIIGFGVENDSFTVANTLPNSIFELLLGGVLTSVVVPVLVRAAKSDADGGEAYVQRLLTISTVLLIVGTTISVIAAPALTWLFISDGDSSNPALVTAFSYLLIPQIFFYGISALVGAILQSKQIFSPPAWAPVVNNLVVLATLGVYASLPGRISVDPVRMDDAHLLTLGIGVTLGVTVQSLIQIPALRRTGFTFRWRWEWDPRLSEFGGLTLWMVGYVAVSQVGLIALTKVATAADAGSYSIYTYSWMLLQLPYGVIGFSVMTAILPRMSSAAADHDYPRVVQDLSLGNRLSTVALMPISAVMTVLGVPLALALFSLKGSATDASSVGLAIAVSSFGVLPYAITMMQMRTFNALKDARTPTLIMVVMTAAKVVMALLTPLVLSPQDVVYGLAFVNSFSFVVGWLVGEAWLRRRLGPLGSAKFLATLGKTLLASVLGGLAAWGATTGVDALIPGPAGAGTGWLQLLAGTIVGFAIIFGLMALLRVRELEPAIGRLTALLRRR